In Salarias fasciatus chromosome 4, fSalaFa1.1, whole genome shotgun sequence, the DNA window ACACTCACAGCACAGACTTGGTTACTACATTTACTGGGGTGGAGGGACTCTGGATCACTGTACAGTTTAAGATCAGACAAATAAATCAGGCAGACTGTCCACACATCATCCCACAACAAACAGTACATCTTCATGCCCGTTCTGTATGCACAGGACCTGACACAACCGGATGGCTTCAAACAATATGGATAGGTCACATCTACCGAGGCCGGAGCTGTCAAGAGTCGACATGTTTTCTGTTGCCATCCCATCCTGTCAGACCCGCGGGGTGTAATGGAAGTAGGTGGAAATCTCCTATTTGTTCTTGCTGCTTCGATGTGGAATGAATGAGATGGTCGTTTTGGAGGATGGAAACACTTATTTTGTGGATAGGATGAGGGCCACGATGAGCCCGTAAAGGCCCAGCACCTCGGCGaagatcaggatcaggatcatgCCCACGAAGAGCCGGGGCTGCTGGGCGGTGCCCCTCACGCCGGCGTCGCCCACGATGCCGATCGCGAAGCCGGCCGCCAGGCCGCTCAGGCCCACGCTCAGGCCGGCTCCCAGATGCAGGAAACTCCTGATGGAGAGGCGAGCGAGGAGGGACAGAGCGTCAGCAGTTGCAAATTCAAATCTGGATTTGATTTTTGGGGATATTTAGAGCTCGAAATGTGCGTCAACAGGTTTCAGAGGAATAGAGACGGTGTGTATTTAACCCTGGATGACTCCCATTAACGGTTACCAGGCACATTAAATTTGGAGGAGGTCTTGAAGCTGGTCCAAGAATCGCTGGAAAGATTAGAGCCGTCGACTGGTCTTGGAGCGGTTTGAGTGAGGAgcaggacggagggagggacagCAGGGCGGACGGATGAATCTTAGCAGCCAGACTGCCTTTTGTTCACTTCACTAGATTGCATCTTAAGCTTTAAATCACCAAGTatcaaataaaatcagtttctttctctttgtgaagAACTTTAAATTGTGTACGAATGGTGCCATACAAATAAACCTCCCTCGCCTTCCatttatacatatatttataataaaacCTGCCCTGCAGTTCACCAGGCAACACAACAGGAACCAGCATGTAGAAGACTCAGACAGTCGGAGTGTCACCGGGTGTTCTTACTTGTAAAGGGAGACTCTCTCGGAGATGTTGTTTGCTATCAGCACGGCCACCACCAGCCCGTAGATGGCGATGATGCCAGCCATGACCACGGGGATGATGGACTTCATGATGAGCTCCGGCCGCATCACCGACATGGCGGCGATGCCTGTGCCGCTCTTCGCTGTCCCATACGCCGCTCCTAATGCTGTGAGGGGGGCGAAACGAAGAGAGGTCCGTTACTTCAGCAGTAATTCTTCATTTAGGAATGATTTCTGATAGAGGTTTGAGTCCATACATGTGATCTGAACCACAATTCAGTTTTTACTGTAACGGTGGAATTTCTTTCCAAAGATGTGGAATAAATAACTGATGAACCAATAAACTTAAGCAACAATTCAACCTTAAAATTAAAGGTAACTGTCATAGGATGATCTTACATTCTAGTTAACTTCCCCTCTGCTCCATGGCCACATGTCAGTATTGTTTTATCATCCACTGAATCATCATCGCTTATTgtcaaaataaaccaaaatcaAGGAGGAACCAGATGGGTTACATTTGGTAGTATGTTTATCCTGCAGTTCATTGAACTGGTTTACATAAAGCCAGGTGCAGCCACTTTAACaacacatataaatatatatttaaatggATCGTTTCCACATCAGTTCAAAGAGAAGTTGATCTTTCCGTGACAACAATCAAACCACTTTCTTCACACACAGAACCAGAACTGTGAGTTCAGCGTTgattactctgtgtgtgtgtgtgtgtttgtctttgctgGCGACAATCGGAGAGCAGCTCTGAGCACAGGGTGTAATCCGTTTGCTGGAGTGGGTGAAGAATTGAAATCACACAGTTACACAGATTTCAACACTTCTCactcgctgctgctgcggtgGCGTCGCCTCGTTTTTCAGGCTTTTTTCTACCGAGACTACGGAGACATTTTCAAACGGGTCTTTCGCCTGTTTCCAGCAGCTTGTCTGGTTTACAAGAAGCACCTACTGCTTCGGtaaggaaaagacattttttatgGTCGAGCTGTATGATGGGAAACGTGCTCCTGATGTGCCCAAACTGCACTGCGTTCACTCCCAAAGGAGGCGCAGCCCCTTCCCTTTGATCGTGAAAAGGTTTGGATTgcttgtgtctgtctgtggctGATCAGCTATAAATATCACAACTAAATAACGTGGTTCCATCGCGTGTACAGAACTCTCAATCTGGTTTAGTTTCCAAGTTTTGTTCCAACCAGCACCTTTCAGAAACGCTGAATGAGGTTCATATTGaactgcagcttcactgataTGTGGGGGCAATAACAACAAACTCACATTAAATATGAATTCtgctgtgcctgtgtgtgtttgtggtgtagAAACACAATCTAACCGTACTGCTGAACACCGCAAAAAAGCGAGTCGCTGCAGGATAAAGCTAAGTCAACTGTATATCGAGATGACTGATGGATGTTCACTATCTGTGTGAAGAAAAAGGAGAGATTTTATATTGAATTTATAACTTCAGTATCTTCAGGAAGGGggaataaaatgttatttaccTCCTTTCATGGCTAACCTTTGTAATTCTTCCTTGACCTTTTAAAGTAAATACAGCACTGAATTGAACACATCTGATCCATATGTGATCCAGTGCAGAGAGCACAAGAAACAGTAACCGTGACATTATCCACTATCTGCTAAGTAGGGAAGGTTTATTCTTTTCTGTAGCAAACACAGATCCTGCTGTCACACTGTAACTTGACAGATTGTGACGGCAGGATTGCAAAACCTTGAGAGGAGATTTAAGAAGAAGAATAACCCACTTGACTAGacttttcatgtatttattgtcCAAATCATCTCAGTTGCTCTGTTTTTTATGGCTCGATTCAGATTGTATTGTTGGTATGTCAAAATGATAATGCTCTCATCCCTTTCAGGCCTGTTGCACGGTGTCAGTCTATTCCTGGACACTACAATGATTTGGACCATATCTTTAACTCCACAGACGTTCATCAATTAAATAATGTGACTGCTTATAGCCAACTCTCAGGTGAACATTCACAAGCTTGCAGCATATTTTTGCTTTGATCTGCTTTGATATAACCACACTCGAGGTTTTCCCATGTCCTGCTCTCCAAAAGTTAAacgcagttttttttctcagtctgATTTATTGAATCTCTCCTTTAATAGGCTCTGCCTCGGCGTCCACACACTGGCCACTTCATTTAATCCATAATGGAAACTGTAATGTGATCCAATTCATTAGCTTTGTTATCTATTCACAgttcatttgtatttttgttgacCCAGACActatgtttttttcctttatgaTAATTAGGTTCCCAATCTTCGGTCTTGCTGGACTGAAGTATGtgatatttattattaaaagttGTTTCTAATACTCTCCCTCTCTCGTGTATATAAGAACTTGTCTCAGAATATCCAGCTAAAAAGCACTAGCTGAGCACTATTATCCTTTAGGAGGATGTGTTAATGGCAAATCGGTTGTATGGACCCAAAACTATCACATTGTGGTGAACTTAAAGTGACCTTCCTCAAACTGTCCCACTCTTCCCACCTTATCAAGGTTGGATTTTCTCTGGCTGTAAGgatcatgtcttttttttttttaaattggtgaAATACAGGCTCACCGGGACACTCCCAAAGGCCCTGAGTGTTGGACATGGATCACTTCACACTGTTCAGTGCATCAGCGCACG includes these proteins:
- the atp6v0ca gene encoding ATPase H+ transporting V0 subunit ca, whose protein sequence is MNNEESPEYSPFFAVMGASAAMVFSALGAAYGTAKSGTGIAAMSVMRPELIMKSIIPVVMAGIIAIYGLVVAVLIANNISERVSLYKSFLHLGAGLSVGLSGLAAGFAIGIVGDAGVRGTAQQPRLFVGMILILIFAEVLGLYGLIVALILSTK